Within the Rhizobium sp. BG4 genome, the region ACCCTGATGTATTCGTCTATTCGCGCAGGCTCGGCGACGAGTTCATGGTGGTGGTCGCCAGTTTTTCCGCCCGCATCATAACCGTCGAACTGCCGGAAGAGCTGCTCGTCTCCGGTCAATGCCTGATCAGCAATTATGCGCCCGTCACACGGTTAGCCGGTGTCGTCGAACTCCAGCCATATGAGGCTTTTGCCATTCTTGTCATGCGAACCTAGGCGAATGGAACAATGACCGGGCAACATGGTTACGACCAACGCCCGCGCATGGCTGTCTGATGCTCGTGGTCCATTGTTGGAGGGTGAAACATGAGCGCCAATCAAGACGTCTTGGCAGGTAACGAAAAGATCGGGGAAAACCGGCGATATCCGATCGGCGCTGAACCGATCGGCGCGTGCGTGTCCTTTCGCGTATGGGCACCGGCACAGGACAGCATGACAATTGTGCTTGACGAGGGACAGACGTTCGACATGCGTCGTCAGCATGACGGTTACTTCCAAATCGAAGTCGATAACCTCAGGCCGGGCGCCCTTTACCGCTTCAAGCTGGGAAGCTGTGACCAACTTGCCCCAGATCCGGCGTCGCGGTTTCAACCCGACGGGCCCACCGGTCCATCGATGGTCGTCGATCCGGGAGACTTTGACTGGCATGATCACGAATGGACGGGCCTCAGCCCAGGCGGTCAGGTGCTCTATGAAATGCATATTGGAACGTTCACGGCTGAGGGAAGCTATCGGGCAGCGGCCGAGAAGCTTCCCTTCCTCAAAGAACTCGGCATCACCTGCCTGGAGCTGATGCCGGTCAATGAATTTTGCGGATCGTTCGGATGGGGCTATGACGGCGTTCTGGCCTATGCCCCGACACGCCTATACGGATCGCCCGATGACTTGCGCTTCTTCGTCGAGACGGCCCACAAACACGGAATTGGGGTTATTCTGGATGTCGTCTATAACCATTTTGGTGCCGGCGACCGGTTTAAGGATTTTTCGCCGGACTACTTCACGGATCGCTACGCCAACGAGTGGGGCAGCTCGATCAATTTCGACGGTCCCAACAGTGCCGGTGCGCGCGAATATTTCGCGAAAAATGCTGCCTATTGGATCGATGAATTTCATTTCGATGGTTTGCGATTGGATGCGACACAGGCGCTCTTCGATGAAGGCGACGAGCATATATTGGAGGTGATTGCCCGGGAGGCGCGCCGAGCCGGCGAAGGCAAGTCGATATACCTCGTGGCGGAGAACGAGCCTCAGCAGACCCGTCTGGTGCGCAGCCTGGAACAGGGCGGTTACGGTCTCGATGCGCTTTGGAATGACGATTTCCACCACTCCGCGACCGTCGCGCTGACCGGACGCAATGAAGCCTATTACCACGACCATCTGGGCTGCGCACAAGAATTCGTTTCTGCTGCGAAGTACGGCTATCTCTTCCAGGGTCAACGATATGATTGGCAGGACGCGCCGCGAGGGCAGCCGGGCTTCGACCTGCGTCCCAGCGCTTTTGTCCATTTTCTGCAAAACCACGACCAGATCGCCAATTCCGGCGTGGGCCTCCGTATGGACAAGCTTGCGTCACCCGCAAGGGTCCGGGCGATGACGGCGCTGCTCCTTTTAGGTCCGCAGACGCCGATGCTGTTTCAGGGCCAGGAGTTCGGCTCCTCAAGTCCGTTCTTTTACTTCGCCGATCAGTCGGGCGAACTCGCGAACCTTGTGCGCAACGGGCGGATCGACTTCCTCAAACAGTTTCCGAGCTTGCAGGACGATAGCTTCGTCGAACGGATGCCCGATCCGGCTCAACCGAGCACTTTTGAACGCTCGAAACTCAACTGGTCGGAGACCGAAGCGAGCGGGCATGTCATAGCGTTGCACAGGGATCTCATTGCTCTGCGTCAGCAGACGCCAGCAATAGCCGGCAACGGCGACGTTGATGGAAGCGTTCTTGCTCAGTCGGCTTTCCAGTTGCGGTTTTTTTCCCCGGACCCGTTGGACGAGAGACTGCTGATCGTTAACTTGGGCCGGGATCTCCCGGTCATGAGCCGTGCAGATCCGCTTTTGGCGGCGCCTTCGGGAACACGATGGTCAGTGGAGTGGGCGAGCGAAGAGTTTGTCTACGGCGGATCCGGCAGAAGGCCGATCGACCTGCTGCATCGCTCGACCTTATGCGCAGACAGCGCCGTGTTGTTTCGCCCTGTCGCGGCGGCGCCACGATAAGACAGCCGACAGTACTATCAGCCGAGTGGCATGCCCCTCGCCGGAGGGAGCCCGCGAAAACCGCATGTGCGGGCGCCCCCTCCTCACCCTGTGACTGAAGTCTCGGCTGACGGCCCTACTTCGCCTCTGTCCACTCGATCGTCAGCGCACGGGCAAGCTCCGAGAGGGGGTGGAAAAAACCAGCCGGAACAGGGGAAGTTTGCATCACTCGCTTGCCACTATTTACCGTCCGGGGTCTTTTGCGAAAGTGCAATGTGCTCCGCATAATCCCCATCTGCTGTTCTCAGCTCACGCCTGCACGACCGCTGGATTTCGATCCTGCGCTGCCTAGATTATTCTACTGTTAACCATCTGAAGAAATGACATTATTTTCCGTGCCGGAAGCAATATCGGCCTTTTCTTCCGCTGCCCGTACAGCCTACGAAGCCACTATTTCCGGGCCCTGGAAGTCGATCGCTGGAGAGTACTGTGCATGGCATCCGGCGCACGTGGCCAACCAGTCTGGCACCTGGCAAACATACCCGTTGGCGACGGATTTATCAAGCCGAACCGCCTCTAACATAGGGCCAATGTTCGCAATTTCCGATCCACGCGTTGCCAAGGATAGCCCCCGACCCAATGGCGTCAGCAGAATTGCGGTGCCGGTCGCGAAAGATGGGCGACGTCTTCGGACGGCACGCAACGCGACTATGGCGACCTCGCCGCGGGCGTCTGCAATGAAGACCTGTGGAGGAATGGGTTCGAGATCCCGGGCAAAGTCCTAGCCCAAATTGGCTTTGCGCGCAGATCAACAGGGGGAAGCAACAGGGCCGGTGCCGGCCGGCGTTGCGATCAAGAAGGCAGATATTAGTGTCATCGACGAACCAAGGCGGAGGCCTTCCAAGCAGAAAATCGAGCGTCCGACAGATGTTTCCCGCGGGCAACCCGTGAGGCAGTGCCGCCAGGAGTTAAGTGACCTCGGAATTGTCAATGACAAGCGGCATGTCCTTGGCATTCGAACCGACCGGGCAGGGATAAGGGCGACGGGGCGGCCTGCCGGGCACCAGCAGATTGACGTGATGCTTCGGAGCAGCATGAATCAAGCCGCAGCCCCCCGTGCCGAGGCACCCCTTACGGGCCGTGGCGGGACGTTACGCGCGGGACCCTGCCTCAGCCCCCGCGCTGCACGCCGTGATCGCATCACGGATTGATGCGCCGCAGGATCTCCTATCGCGGCTTATTCCAAGGCCGGACGCCCCGCGCAGCAAATCCCCTCCCCTGAATGTTCGTCCAGCGCAGCTCGTCAACCCCGAGCGGGCATTGGCATCCGCCGGAAGGCTCTGGATCTGCTATCCAGCTGCGAGCATCGGTCTGGTCTGATGCGAACCGATCCTCGCGTCGATGCCAGGGGAGCCCCCTCGCCGGTCTCACGTCCCCTTTGTTTTCCGGCGCGACGCAGGAAAGTCGCAAAAGCTGCGTCGCGATCGTCAACGGCCTCTGGCGACGCGACTGAGACAGGAAGAAGCTTCGGCGCGCATGGCGATCGCAACTGGACCCTGACAAGCGCCGGCGCGAAGAGATCGCATCCTGAGTGGCGCCGATGTGTACGGCCTTTTGTGGGTGTCGCATCGGCAAGATGAGCGCAAGCATTGGGGCACCGGAGTTGTCCGCGGACAACTGTTGTGCTGCTTTACATCTTGGCGGGTGGGCATCGGCGCTGACGGTCCACCAGCGCTCGAAAGCGTGGGAACGAGTGAGCAATCTTCCCGACATGTCGGCTTCGCAAGGTGCCGGGACCGTTTCGAGCGTGACCTTCTTACAGCAAGCTCAGAGCGCTAGCCGAGGTTTGCCAC harbors:
- the treZ gene encoding malto-oligosyltrehalose trehalohydrolase; amino-acid sequence: MSANQDVLAGNEKIGENRRYPIGAEPIGACVSFRVWAPAQDSMTIVLDEGQTFDMRRQHDGYFQIEVDNLRPGALYRFKLGSCDQLAPDPASRFQPDGPTGPSMVVDPGDFDWHDHEWTGLSPGGQVLYEMHIGTFTAEGSYRAAAEKLPFLKELGITCLELMPVNEFCGSFGWGYDGVLAYAPTRLYGSPDDLRFFVETAHKHGIGVILDVVYNHFGAGDRFKDFSPDYFTDRYANEWGSSINFDGPNSAGAREYFAKNAAYWIDEFHFDGLRLDATQALFDEGDEHILEVIAREARRAGEGKSIYLVAENEPQQTRLVRSLEQGGYGLDALWNDDFHHSATVALTGRNEAYYHDHLGCAQEFVSAAKYGYLFQGQRYDWQDAPRGQPGFDLRPSAFVHFLQNHDQIANSGVGLRMDKLASPARVRAMTALLLLGPQTPMLFQGQEFGSSSPFFYFADQSGELANLVRNGRIDFLKQFPSLQDDSFVERMPDPAQPSTFERSKLNWSETEASGHVIALHRDLIALRQQTPAIAGNGDVDGSVLAQSAFQLRFFSPDPLDERLLIVNLGRDLPVMSRADPLLAAPSGTRWSVEWASEEFVYGGSGRRPIDLLHRSTLCADSAVLFRPVAAAPR